The stretch of DNA GCAACACAACCTTGATAGCGATTATTATGACCGTATCGCAGCACTAGATTTTGCGATGGTTCATGATGATGGTCAAAATCAAATGGGGCTTAAAGATGCTGATATTATTCTCTTAGGTGTCAGTCGGACATCTAAAACACCGACAAGTATTTATCTAGCCAATCGGGGGTATAAGACCGGTAACATACCCCTTGTCCCGAATGTCCCGTGGCCTAAACATATCGAGAGTTATAAAACCCCTTTTATTGTTGGTTTATTCGCGTCACCATCCCGTATCGTACAAATTCGCCAACAGCGTCTTGAAAATCTTCAGGCAGGCACGTCAGATTATACGGATGAGCAGAGCGTGCGGGACGAGATGCAAAAAGCCAAACGCATGTTTATAAAAATGGGCTATCCTGTTGTTGACGTCACAAGGCGTTCCATCGAAGAGACGGCCGCGCAAATTATCAACTTGTACCAAGATTATAAAGACAATCAAAATGGCGCATAACATTCCAATAATATTAGCATCAGGTAGTCAAATACGAGCGGACATATTGCGGGGTGCAGGCGTTGATTTTAAGGTCGTCACAAAAGCTGTTGATGAAGCGGCTATTAAATCGGCAATGTTATCAGAAGGCGCAGCGATTGCTGATATCGCTGACGCTTTGGCGGAAGCTAAATCAATGCGTGTATCCCGCTCTACAGAAGGCCTTGTCATTGGGGCAGACCAAATCATGGAAATGGACGGGCAGCTTTTTGATAAACCCAAGGATATGGCAGAAGCCCGAGAGCGTCTTTTGCAAATGCGCGGTAAAACACATCACTTGATTGGGGCTGTCGTTATTTCTGAAAACGCGCGGCCGGTGTGGCGGCACCGAGCAAAAACGGCCTTAAGTGTGCGGGACTTTAGCGAAGCGTTTCTTGATGAATATTTGGCAGCAGAGGGCGAAACTATCTTAAAAGCTGTAGGCGCTTATAAATTTGAAGGCCGTGGATCTCAGTTATTTTCACATGTCGAGGGCGATTTTTTCTCAATTCTTGGCTTATCACTTTTACCTGTGCTCGATTATTTACGGGTTAGAGGCTGCGTTAAAACATGACTCGCCCTATCCCCAAATTAGCGGGTGTTTGTGGCTGGCCTATTCACCATTCATTATCACCGCAAATGCATAGCTTTTGGTTACGCGAAATGGGGCTTGCGGGGGCTTATGTCCATTTTGCCGTTCGCCCAGATGAAGCTGTCCGTGCCTTTCAGTCTTTGAAACAAACGTCCATTGCGGGTGTGAATGTGACCCTACCTTTAAAAGAGCTTGCCTATGAGGCGGCTGATATCGTTACAGATGATGCTAAGAAACTGGGTGTTGCCAATTGTCTCTACAAGCGAGACGGGCAGCTGATTGCTCATAATACGGATTTAGAAGGCTTTGCGACGCCGCTGATTCGTGCCCTTGGCCCGCGCACGATTGCGAATACCCCCGTGATTATCTACGGCACAGGGGGGGCTTCACGGGCGGTTATAGGTGCGCTATTGTCGTTAAATTGTCCAGAAATTCGCTTATGCGGTCGCACAGATAATCGCGCAGAAGCCGTGGTTGATGATTTCAATGTGCCAAGCCTTTACGCTGTGCCGTGGGCGATGCGTCATGACGGCATCGGGGGTGCAGGGGTTATTATTAATGCCAGTGCCGCCGGGATGAAGGGTTATCCTGCGCTGGATGTCGACCTAACGCTCGCCTCGCCTGGGGCGCTTGTTTATGATTTGATTTACACGCCAGAAGTCACGCCGTTACTCAAAGCCGCAAAAAGCCAAGGCTTACCCAGTATTGGGGGCCTTGATATGCTCATTGCGCAAGCGCGACCCAGCTTTAAGCTCTTTTTTGGGCAAACCCCACCCGAGACGCTAGACCCCACAGATTTGCTGCGCAAAACTTTAAACTCATGAGCCTAGCTGCCGCGGACAAACACAGATCAGCGCCGATAATCATTGGGCTAACGGGATCTATTGGGATGGGGAAAACAACGACGGCTGAAATGTTTGAGGACCTAGGCTGCCCGGTGTTTGACGCCGATGCCGCTGTACACCGTCTTTATGCCAAAGGCGGGCAGGCTGTGCCGCTGATACGGGCTGTTTTTCCTGACGCGGTTAACGACGGCGCCGTTGATCGGGCCATATTGGGCAAATATATGCGAGAAGACCCCTTGCAGCTCACTGTGCTAGAGAGCTTTATTCATCCCATGGTCACGGATATGCGCTCTCAGTTTTTACAGAGAGCTAAAGCATCGGCTGCGGATATTGTTGTTTTTGATATTCCGCTTTTATTTGAAACCGGTGGTGACGTCCTTGTTGACAAAGTTGTTGTTGTAACGGCCCCTGCGCATGTGCAGCGAGAGCGCGTGATGGCGCGGGAGGGGATGACCGAAGACTTATTTAAGATGATATTGTCGCGTCAATTGCCAGATGCGCAGAAACGTATCCGCGCAGATTATACAATTTTTACGCACCGCGGACTAGAAGAAGCGCGCGAACAGGTGCAGGATATACTCACTGATTTAAGACAGAATGGAATAAATCGTGAACCATCCTGATACTATGAAGCGCGCGGAAAATGGCCACCGGGAAATTGTCTTTGATACAGAGACAACGGGGTTTGACGCGCGCGGCGATGACCGCATCACTGAAATCGGCTGTATTGAGATTATTGACTTTTTACCGACGGGTCGCAGCTTTCATGCCTATTGCAATCCCCAACGCGAAGTCCCTGAGAAAGTTGTCGAGATTACAGGCCTGACAACCGAGTTTTTGCGTGACAAACCTTTGTTTAAATCCGTCGCGCAGGACTTTATTGACTTTCTGGGCGATAGCCCGCTGATTGCGCATAATGCGGATTTTGATAAAGGCTTTATCAATGCAGAGCTTGATCGCGCGGGC from Fretibacter rubidus encodes:
- a CDS encoding Maf family protein, with the translated sequence MAHNIPIILASGSQIRADILRGAGVDFKVVTKAVDEAAIKSAMLSEGAAIADIADALAEAKSMRVSRSTEGLVIGADQIMEMDGQLFDKPKDMAEARERLLQMRGKTHHLIGAVVISENARPVWRHRAKTALSVRDFSEAFLDEYLAAEGETILKAVGAYKFEGRGSQLFSHVEGDFFSILGLSLLPVLDYLRVRGCVKT
- a CDS encoding pyruvate, water dikinase regulatory protein; this translates as MPRNPNISIYFHVHLVSDSTGETLVGTMKATTAQFRNATALEHLHSLVRSEEQMERTLNDIENRPGVVLYTLVNPDRRRMLEERCAMLNIPAVSILDPSLAMLGRYLGAPVQQAVAAQHNLDSDYYDRIAALDFAMVHDDGQNQMGLKDADIILLGVSRTSKTPTSIYLANRGYKTGNIPLVPNVPWPKHIESYKTPFIVGLFASPSRIVQIRQQRLENLQAGTSDYTDEQSVRDEMQKAKRMFIKMGYPVVDVTRRSIEETAAQIINLYQDYKDNQNGA
- a CDS encoding shikimate dehydrogenase, whose translation is MTRPIPKLAGVCGWPIHHSLSPQMHSFWLREMGLAGAYVHFAVRPDEAVRAFQSLKQTSIAGVNVTLPLKELAYEAADIVTDDAKKLGVANCLYKRDGQLIAHNTDLEGFATPLIRALGPRTIANTPVIIYGTGGASRAVIGALLSLNCPEIRLCGRTDNRAEAVVDDFNVPSLYAVPWAMRHDGIGGAGVIINASAAGMKGYPALDVDLTLASPGALVYDLIYTPEVTPLLKAAKSQGLPSIGGLDMLIAQARPSFKLFFGQTPPETLDPTDLLRKTLNS
- the coaE gene encoding dephospho-CoA kinase (Dephospho-CoA kinase (CoaE) performs the final step in coenzyme A biosynthesis.), which translates into the protein MSLAAADKHRSAPIIIGLTGSIGMGKTTTAEMFEDLGCPVFDADAAVHRLYAKGGQAVPLIRAVFPDAVNDGAVDRAILGKYMREDPLQLTVLESFIHPMVTDMRSQFLQRAKASAADIVVFDIPLLFETGGDVLVDKVVVVTAPAHVQRERVMAREGMTEDLFKMILSRQLPDAQKRIRADYTIFTHRGLEEAREQVQDILTDLRQNGINREPS